One window of Cupriavidus oxalaticus genomic DNA carries:
- a CDS encoding dioxygenase, protein METSIARQVSPAPRPTLIDDEHSVTGIVQAAMADTASPRLRFVMDALVRHLHGFLREARLTDEEFEFALGWLASLGHATHATHNEVVLAADVLGLSTLVTVMNNSTRDGRTPGALLGPFYRANAPRYACGDCVVQDDAPGLPLLVSGTVRGTDGTPLAGALVEIWQASPVGLYDNQDPTQPDRNLRGCFHADADGGYRFRTVRPAGYPVPTDGPVGALLAAQQRHPYRPAHIHFIVAAPGYRTLVTQVFADEADKLASDVTFGVHRQLVGTLQLHDQGSSPWGDVPAPFYTLDFDFTLEPGQQTFPKPPID, encoded by the coding sequence ATGGAAACATCGATCGCGCGGCAGGTATCGCCGGCCCCGCGCCCCACGCTGATAGACGACGAACATTCGGTCACCGGCATCGTCCAGGCCGCGATGGCGGACACCGCCAGCCCACGCCTGCGCTTCGTCATGGATGCGCTGGTCCGCCATCTGCATGGCTTCCTGCGCGAGGCGCGCCTGACCGACGAAGAGTTCGAGTTCGCGCTGGGCTGGCTCGCCAGCCTTGGCCATGCGACGCATGCCACGCACAACGAGGTCGTGCTCGCGGCCGACGTCCTGGGTTTGTCGACCCTGGTGACGGTGATGAACAACAGCACCCGCGACGGCCGCACGCCCGGCGCCTTGCTGGGACCGTTCTACCGCGCCAACGCGCCGCGCTATGCCTGCGGCGACTGCGTGGTGCAGGACGACGCGCCCGGCCTGCCGCTGCTGGTCAGCGGCACCGTGCGCGGCACCGACGGCACGCCGCTGGCGGGCGCGCTGGTCGAGATATGGCAGGCCTCGCCGGTCGGCCTGTACGACAACCAGGACCCGACCCAGCCCGACCGCAACCTGCGCGGCTGCTTCCATGCCGATGCCGACGGCGGCTACCGCTTCCGCACGGTGCGTCCGGCCGGCTATCCGGTGCCGACCGATGGCCCGGTCGGCGCGCTGCTGGCCGCGCAACAGCGCCATCCGTACCGGCCGGCGCATATCCACTTCATCGTCGCCGCGCCGGGATACCGGACGCTGGTGACGCAGGTGTTTGCCGACGAGGCCGACAAGCTGGCCTCGGATGTCACCTTCGGCGTGCACCGGCAACTGGTCGGCACGCTGCAGCTGCACGACCAGGGCAGCAGCCCGTGGGGCGACGTGCCGGCGCCGTTCTACACGCTGGACTTCGACTTCACGCTGGAGCCGGGGCAGCAGACCTTTCCCAAGCCGCCGATCGACTGA